Proteins encoded by one window of Leopardus geoffroyi isolate Oge1 chromosome X, O.geoffroyi_Oge1_pat1.0, whole genome shotgun sequence:
- the MCTS1 gene encoding malignant T-cell-amplified sequence 1 isoform X4, whose product MFKKFDEKENVSNCIQLKTSVIKGIKNQLIEQFPGIEPWLNQIMPKKDPVKMVRCHEHIEILTVNGELLFFRQREGPFYPTLRLLHKYPFILPHQQVDKGAIKFVLSGANIMCPGLTSPGAQLYPAAVDTVVAIMAEGKQHALCVGVMKMSAEDIEKVNKGIGIENIHYLNDGLWHMKTYK is encoded by the exons ATGTTCAAGAA atttgatgaaaaagaaaacgtGTCTAACTGCATCCAGTTGAAAACCTCAGTTATAAAGGGTATTAAGAACCAATTGATAGAGCAATTTCCAGGTATTGAACCATGGCTTAATCAAATCATGCCTAAGAAAGATCCTGTCAAAATGGTTCGATG CCATGAACATATAGAAATCCTTACAGTAAATGGAGAATTACTGTTTTTTAGACAAAGAGAAGGGCCTTTTTATCCAACCCTAAGGTTACTTCACAAAT atcCTTTTATCCTGCCACACCAGCAGGTTGATAAAGGAGCCATCAAATTTGTTCTCAGTGGAGCAAATATCATGTGTCCAGGCTTAACTTCTCCTGGAGCTCAACTTTACCCTGCTGCAGTAGATACAGTTGTT GCAATCATGGCAGAAGGAAAACAGCATGCTCTGTGTGTTGGAGTCATGAAGATGTCTGCAGAAGATAT TGAGAAAGTCAACAAAGGAATTGGCATTGAAAATATCCATTATTTAAATGATGGGCTGTGGCATATGAAGACATATAAATGA
- the MCTS1 gene encoding malignant T-cell-amplified sequence 1 isoform X2 encodes MFKKFDEKENVSNCIQLKTSVIKGIKNQLIEQFPGIEPWLNQIMPKKDPVKMVRCHEHIEILTVNGELLFFRQREGPFYPTLRLLHKYPFILPHQQVDKGAIKFVLSGANIMCPGLTSPGAQLYPAAVDTVVAIMAEGKQHALCVGVMKMSAEDMYTRTRLRVDAGVGTEGEGERESQAGSMPSAEPDAASSHTMRS; translated from the exons ATGTTCAAGAA atttgatgaaaaagaaaacgtGTCTAACTGCATCCAGTTGAAAACCTCAGTTATAAAGGGTATTAAGAACCAATTGATAGAGCAATTTCCAGGTATTGAACCATGGCTTAATCAAATCATGCCTAAGAAAGATCCTGTCAAAATGGTTCGATG CCATGAACATATAGAAATCCTTACAGTAAATGGAGAATTACTGTTTTTTAGACAAAGAGAAGGGCCTTTTTATCCAACCCTAAGGTTACTTCACAAAT atcCTTTTATCCTGCCACACCAGCAGGTTGATAAAGGAGCCATCAAATTTGTTCTCAGTGGAGCAAATATCATGTGTCCAGGCTTAACTTCTCCTGGAGCTCAACTTTACCCTGCTGCAGTAGATACAGTTGTT GCAATCATGGCAGAAGGAAAACAGCATGCTCTGTGTGTTGGAGTCATGAAGATGTCTGCAGAAGATAT GTATACACGCACGCGCTTGCGTGTGGATGCGGgagtagggacagaaggagagggagagagagaatcccaagcaggctccatgcccagcgcagagcctgatgctgccTCATCTcacaccatgaggtcatga
- the MCTS1 gene encoding malignant T-cell-amplified sequence 1 isoform X1 has protein sequence MGKGRFDEKENVSNCIQLKTSVIKGIKNQLIEQFPGIEPWLNQIMPKKDPVKMVRCHEHIEILTVNGELLFFRQREGPFYPTLRLLHKYPFILPHQQVDKGAIKFVLSGANIMCPGLTSPGAQLYPAAVDTVVAIMAEGKQHALCVGVMKMSAEDMYTRTRLRVDAGVGTEGEGERESQAGSMPSAEPDAASSHTMRS, from the exons ATGGGCAAAGGAAG atttgatgaaaaagaaaacgtGTCTAACTGCATCCAGTTGAAAACCTCAGTTATAAAGGGTATTAAGAACCAATTGATAGAGCAATTTCCAGGTATTGAACCATGGCTTAATCAAATCATGCCTAAGAAAGATCCTGTCAAAATGGTTCGATG CCATGAACATATAGAAATCCTTACAGTAAATGGAGAATTACTGTTTTTTAGACAAAGAGAAGGGCCTTTTTATCCAACCCTAAGGTTACTTCACAAAT atcCTTTTATCCTGCCACACCAGCAGGTTGATAAAGGAGCCATCAAATTTGTTCTCAGTGGAGCAAATATCATGTGTCCAGGCTTAACTTCTCCTGGAGCTCAACTTTACCCTGCTGCAGTAGATACAGTTGTT GCAATCATGGCAGAAGGAAAACAGCATGCTCTGTGTGTTGGAGTCATGAAGATGTCTGCAGAAGATAT GTATACACGCACGCGCTTGCGTGTGGATGCGGgagtagggacagaaggagagggagagagagaatcccaagcaggctccatgcccagcgcagagcctgatgctgccTCATCTcacaccatgaggtcatga
- the MCTS1 gene encoding malignant T-cell-amplified sequence 1 isoform X3 yields the protein MGKGRFDEKENVSNCIQLKTSVIKGIKNQLIEQFPGIEPWLNQIMPKKDPVKMVRCHEHIEILTVNGELLFFRQREGPFYPTLRLLHKYPFILPHQQVDKGAIKFVLSGANIMCPGLTSPGAQLYPAAVDTVVAIMAEGKQHALCVGVMKMSAEDIEKVNKGIGIENIHYLNDGLWHMKTYK from the exons ATGGGCAAAGGAAG atttgatgaaaaagaaaacgtGTCTAACTGCATCCAGTTGAAAACCTCAGTTATAAAGGGTATTAAGAACCAATTGATAGAGCAATTTCCAGGTATTGAACCATGGCTTAATCAAATCATGCCTAAGAAAGATCCTGTCAAAATGGTTCGATG CCATGAACATATAGAAATCCTTACAGTAAATGGAGAATTACTGTTTTTTAGACAAAGAGAAGGGCCTTTTTATCCAACCCTAAGGTTACTTCACAAAT atcCTTTTATCCTGCCACACCAGCAGGTTGATAAAGGAGCCATCAAATTTGTTCTCAGTGGAGCAAATATCATGTGTCCAGGCTTAACTTCTCCTGGAGCTCAACTTTACCCTGCTGCAGTAGATACAGTTGTT GCAATCATGGCAGAAGGAAAACAGCATGCTCTGTGTGTTGGAGTCATGAAGATGTCTGCAGAAGATAT TGAGAAAGTCAACAAAGGAATTGGCATTGAAAATATCCATTATTTAAATGATGGGCTGTGGCATATGAAGACATATAAATGA